One Trichosurus vulpecula isolate mTriVul1 chromosome 7, mTriVul1.pri, whole genome shotgun sequence genomic region harbors:
- the LOC118857452 gene encoding protein ABHD11-like, with protein MATLGSSSGPRPVPLSYRLLDGQDNLPPVVFLHGMLSNKNIFQAEAKALAQQTGRKVLTVDARNHGESPHSPDCSYAAMSADLQALLSKLGLTPCVLIGHSMGGKTAMTFALQKPELVERLVSVDVSPLVTTDIPNVFKIIPAMNSINLLGHLSDSQAFEVVDEYLKLFVKDPSIRQYLFNSLVQVDGQYVWKVNAENLWQQQNKFLESLQNQGVYRGPTLFLTSINSSFVPPSHHHEIKLLFPEAQFQIIPDTSHILHIKKPDEFMNSILSFLS; from the exons ATGGCCACTCTGGGGAGCAGCAGTGGACCCAG GCCAGTGCCCCTCTCCTACAGGCTGCTGGATGGTCAAGACAACCTCCCACCTGTCGTCTTCCTGCATGGGATGCTCAGCAACAAAAACATCTTCCAGGCTGAGGCCAAGGCCCTGGCACAGCAGACAGGCAGGAAG GTATTGACAGTGGATGCTCGGAACCATGGGGAGAGCCCTCATAGCCCTGACTGCAGCTATGCAGCCATGAGTGCTGACCTGCAGGCTCTCCTGTCAAAGCTAGGACTCACCCCCTGTGTCCTCATCGGGCACAGTATGGGAGGCAAGACAGCCATGACATTTGCACTACAGAAG CCAGAACTGGTGGAACGCCTGGTCTCAGTGGATGTCAGCCCCTTGGTGACGACAGACATCCCAAACGTCTTTAAAATTATACCTGCTATGAATTCTATAAACCTCCTTGGACATCTTTCCGACTCCCAAGCCTTTGAAGTAGTTGATGAGTATCTGAAGCTATTTGTCAAG GATCCAAGTATTCGGCAGTATCTGTTCAACAGTCTGGTGCAGGTCGATGGGCAGTATGTGtggaaagtcaatgctgaaaacctaTGGCAGCAACAAAACAAGTTTCTGGAGAGTCTTCAGAACCAGGGAGTCTATCGTGGCCCCACACTCTTCCTCACAAGCATCAATTCATCCTTTGTCCC GCCAAGTCACCATCACGAGATCAAGCTCCTATTCCCTGAAGCCCAATTCCAGATCATCCCTGATACTAGCCACATCCTCCATATCAAGAAGCCCGACGAGTTCATGAACAGTATTCTCAGTTTCCTGTCCTAG